One region of Quercus lobata isolate SW786 chromosome 2, ValleyOak3.0 Primary Assembly, whole genome shotgun sequence genomic DNA includes:
- the LOC115976613 gene encoding protein MICRORCHIDIA 6-like isoform X2, whose product MGTRALTKMNNSDIIDLCSDYEKGESNINDGQKELGSVVGTSWITQNFRIKEIQHLNKRGSKRKESEESRSLNAFGINNGNNIMVSSAVNQTSLSSAPICRQFWKAGKYERVKEKGLIVSNQNLKNHLHVHPLFLHSNATSHKWLFGAIAELIDNAFDEIPNGATFVLINKISNPRDSSPALLIQDDGGGIDPETMSHCMSFGFSDKKLKSTIGQYGNGFKTSSMRLGADVIIFSRQLKMGSSTQSVGLLSYTFLTQMGYDRIVVPMVTYEFNSSSGTFGPVISRGKEYFSSNLSMLLQWSPYSTEEELLKQFDDIGHHGTKIVVYNLWLNEEGYLELDFDSDTEDIRINGDPKLFQAGDHGKPICDQHIANLYRYSLHAYLSILYMRLPSCFRIILRGQVVEHHSILSDLKFPEFIIYRPQLCGSKEVEVLTTIGFLKEAPGVNIHGFSIYNRNRLILPFWPAVKCTKYVGRGVVGVLEANFIEPTHNKQDFEKTSLFQRLEDRLRQMAHEYWHLHCELIGYQPRKKIHPAVLPSQESLSTTSSADGSSEDPVATTVHVSATAQRKSDVSCQAKFKQDSNIKRKGRYLPVELEHAKRHTQSEAYATDTWHNEEVQPENSIKNPPQVTQEMATLIRENEKLRLRLIESEKREEELYQKVQQLRSELKGVQHEYTKILVESKLIDMVEGANVKGLFY is encoded by the exons ATGGGCACAAGAGCTT TGACCAAGATGAACAATTCAGACATCATAGATTTATGTAGTGATTATGAAAAGggagaatcaaatatcaatgaTGGTCAAAAGGAGCTGGGTTCAGTTGTAGGGACATCTTGGATTACACAGAATTTTAGAATAAAAGAGATTCAGCATCTGAACAAAAGAGGTTCTAAACgaaaagaatctgaagagagcagAAGCTTAAATGCTTTTGGCATCAATAATGGTAATAATATCATGGTTAGTTCTGCTGTCAATCAGACAAGTCTTTCATCTGCGCCGATTTGCCGGCAATTCTGGAAAGCTGGGAAATATGAAAGAGTGAAGGAGAAGGGTTTGATAGTCTCAAATCAAA ACTTGAAGAATCATTTGCATGTACACCCTCTTTTTCTCCACTCCAATGCAACCTCACATAAGTGGCTATTTGGTG CCATTGCGGAGCTAATTGATAATGCATTTGATGAG ATACCAAATGGTGCTACTTTTGTCCTTATAAACAAAATCTCAAATCCACGGGATTCCAGTCCGGCCTTGCTAATCCAAG ATGACGGTGGTGGAATAGACCCAGAAACTATGAGTCATTGCATGAGCTTTGGATTTTCAGATAAGAAATTGAAATCTACCATTGGACAAT ATGGAAATGGCTTCAAGACAAGTTCTATGAGACTTGGAGCTGATGTTATTATCTTCAGTCGACAATTAAAAATGGG GTCATCAACTCAAAGTGTTGGACTACTTTCTTATACATTTTTGACACAAATGGGCTATGACAGAATAGTAGTACCAATG GTGACTTATGAGTTCAACTCATCATCAGGAACATTTGGGCCTGTAATTTCTCGTGGtaaagaatatttttcttctaatCTGTCCATGCTGTTGCAGTGGTCTCCTTATTCAACCGAAGAGGAGCTGCTGAAGCAA TTTGATGATATAGGGCATCATGGAACAAAAATTGTTGTGTACAATCTTTGGTTAAATGAGGAGGGTTATTTGGAACTGGATTTTGATTCCGATACTGAG GATATTCGTATCAATGGTGACCCAAAACTATTTCAGGCAGGTGACCATGGCAAACCAATTTGTGACCAGCATATAGCTAACCTATACCGCTATTCGCTCCAT GCTTACTTGTCCATCTTGTATATGAGACTACCATCATGCTTTAGAATAATATTGCGTGGACAAGTTGTTGAGCACCACAGTATTCTCAGTGATCTAAAATTTCCTGAATTTATCATATACAGGCCACAACTTTGTGGAAGTAAGGAG GTTGAAGTTCTTACCACTATAGGGTTTTTAAAGGAAGCTCCAGGGGTAAATATTCATGGTTTCAGTATCTACAATCGGAACCGCCTTATACTG CCATTTTGGCCTGCAGTCAAATGTACAAAATACGTTGGGAGAGGGGTTGTAG GTGTTTTGGAAGCTAATTTTATTGAGCCTACTCACAATAAGCAAGATTTTGAGAAGACTTCCCTCTTTCAAAGGCTTGAAGATCGTTTAAGGCAAATGGCGCATGAGTACTG GCATTTGCACTGTGAACTGATTGGTTATCAACCACGGAAGAAAATTCACCCTGCAGTATTGCCTTCTCAGGAGTCACTTTCTACAA CTTCTTCTGCAGACGGATCGTCAGAAGATCCTGTAGCCACAACGGTGCACGTCTCAGCCACAGCACAGAGAAAATCTGATGTGTCATGCCAAGCCAAGTTCAAACAAG ATTCAAACATAAAGAGGAAGGGGCGATATCTTCCAGTGGAGTTAGAACATGCAAAAAGGCACACACAATCTGAGGCATATGCAACTGACACCTGGCATAATGAGGAAGTTCAG CCTGAAAATAGCATTAAGAACCCACCGCAAGTTACCCAGGAGATGGCCACTCTAATTCGAGAAAATGAAAAGCTCCGTTTACG GTTAATTGAATCAGAGAAAAGGGAGGAAGAACTTTACCAGAAG GTGCAACAGCTTAGAAGTGAATTAAAGGGTGTACAGCATGAATATACAAAGATCTTGGTTGAATCAAAATTGATAGACATGGTTGAAGGGGCAAATGTTAAAGGGTTATTTTactag
- the LOC115976613 gene encoding protein MICRORCHIDIA 6-like isoform X7 translates to MGTRALTKMNNSDIIDLCSDYEKGESNINDGQKELGSVVGTSWITQNFRIKEIQHLNKRGSKRKESEESRSLNAFGINNGNNIMVSSAVNQTSLSSAPICRQFWKAGKYERVKEKGLIVSNQNLKNHLHVHPLFLHSNATSHKWLFGAIAELIDNAFDEIPNGATFVLINKISNPRDSSPALLIQDDGGGIDPETMSHCMSFGFSDKKLKSTIGQYGNGFKTSSMRLGADVIIFSRQLKMGSSTQSVGLLSYTFLTQMGYDRIVVPMVTYEFNSSSGTFGPVISRGKEYFSSNLSMLLQWSPYSTEEELLKQFDDIGHHGTKIVVYNLWLNEEGYLELDFDSDTEAGDHGKPICDQHIANLYRYSLHAYLSILYMRLPSCFRIILRGQVVEHHSILSDLKFPEFIIYRPQLCGSKEVEVLTTIGFLKEAPGVNIHGFSIYNRNRLILPFWPAVKCTKYVGRGVVGVLEANFIEPTHNKQDFEKTSLFQRLEDRLRQMAHEYWSHFLQVSYLEHSVLVNHDFPLTDRPRAASSADGSSEDPVATTVHVSATAQRKSDVSCQAKFKQDSNIKRKGRYLPVELEHAKRHTQSEAYATDTWHNEEVQPENSIKNPPQVTQEMATLIRENEKLRLRLIESEKREEELYQKVQQLRSELKGVQHEYTKILVESKLIDMVEGANVKGLFY, encoded by the exons ATGGGCACAAGAGCTT TGACCAAGATGAACAATTCAGACATCATAGATTTATGTAGTGATTATGAAAAGggagaatcaaatatcaatgaTGGTCAAAAGGAGCTGGGTTCAGTTGTAGGGACATCTTGGATTACACAGAATTTTAGAATAAAAGAGATTCAGCATCTGAACAAAAGAGGTTCTAAACgaaaagaatctgaagagagcagAAGCTTAAATGCTTTTGGCATCAATAATGGTAATAATATCATGGTTAGTTCTGCTGTCAATCAGACAAGTCTTTCATCTGCGCCGATTTGCCGGCAATTCTGGAAAGCTGGGAAATATGAAAGAGTGAAGGAGAAGGGTTTGATAGTCTCAAATCAAA ACTTGAAGAATCATTTGCATGTACACCCTCTTTTTCTCCACTCCAATGCAACCTCACATAAGTGGCTATTTGGTG CCATTGCGGAGCTAATTGATAATGCATTTGATGAG ATACCAAATGGTGCTACTTTTGTCCTTATAAACAAAATCTCAAATCCACGGGATTCCAGTCCGGCCTTGCTAATCCAAG ATGACGGTGGTGGAATAGACCCAGAAACTATGAGTCATTGCATGAGCTTTGGATTTTCAGATAAGAAATTGAAATCTACCATTGGACAAT ATGGAAATGGCTTCAAGACAAGTTCTATGAGACTTGGAGCTGATGTTATTATCTTCAGTCGACAATTAAAAATGGG GTCATCAACTCAAAGTGTTGGACTACTTTCTTATACATTTTTGACACAAATGGGCTATGACAGAATAGTAGTACCAATG GTGACTTATGAGTTCAACTCATCATCAGGAACATTTGGGCCTGTAATTTCTCGTGGtaaagaatatttttcttctaatCTGTCCATGCTGTTGCAGTGGTCTCCTTATTCAACCGAAGAGGAGCTGCTGAAGCAA TTTGATGATATAGGGCATCATGGAACAAAAATTGTTGTGTACAATCTTTGGTTAAATGAGGAGGGTTATTTGGAACTGGATTTTGATTCCGATACTGAG GCAGGTGACCATGGCAAACCAATTTGTGACCAGCATATAGCTAACCTATACCGCTATTCGCTCCAT GCTTACTTGTCCATCTTGTATATGAGACTACCATCATGCTTTAGAATAATATTGCGTGGACAAGTTGTTGAGCACCACAGTATTCTCAGTGATCTAAAATTTCCTGAATTTATCATATACAGGCCACAACTTTGTGGAAGTAAGGAG GTTGAAGTTCTTACCACTATAGGGTTTTTAAAGGAAGCTCCAGGGGTAAATATTCATGGTTTCAGTATCTACAATCGGAACCGCCTTATACTG CCATTTTGGCCTGCAGTCAAATGTACAAAATACGTTGGGAGAGGGGTTGTAG GTGTTTTGGAAGCTAATTTTATTGAGCCTACTCACAATAAGCAAGATTTTGAGAAGACTTCCCTCTTTCAAAGGCTTGAAGATCGTTTAAGGCAAATGGCGCATGAGTACTG GAGTCACTTTCTACAAGTCAGTTATCTAGAACATTCTGTGTTAGTGAATCATGATTTCCCTCTAACTGATAGGCCAAGAGCAGCTTCTTCTGCAGACGGATCGTCAGAAGATCCTGTAGCCACAACGGTGCACGTCTCAGCCACAGCACAGAGAAAATCTGATGTGTCATGCCAAGCCAAGTTCAAACAAG ATTCAAACATAAAGAGGAAGGGGCGATATCTTCCAGTGGAGTTAGAACATGCAAAAAGGCACACACAATCTGAGGCATATGCAACTGACACCTGGCATAATGAGGAAGTTCAG CCTGAAAATAGCATTAAGAACCCACCGCAAGTTACCCAGGAGATGGCCACTCTAATTCGAGAAAATGAAAAGCTCCGTTTACG GTTAATTGAATCAGAGAAAAGGGAGGAAGAACTTTACCAGAAG GTGCAACAGCTTAGAAGTGAATTAAAGGGTGTACAGCATGAATATACAAAGATCTTGGTTGAATCAAAATTGATAGACATGGTTGAAGGGGCAAATGTTAAAGGGTTATTTTactag
- the LOC115976613 gene encoding protein MICRORCHIDIA 6-like isoform X8, translating into MGTRALTKMNNSDIIDLCSDYEKGESNINDGQKELGSVVGTSWITQNFRIKEIQHLNKRGSKRKESEESRSLNAFGINNGNNIMVSSAVNQTSLSSAPICRQFWKAGKYERVKEKGLIVSNQNLKNHLHVHPLFLHSNATSHKWLFGAIAELIDNAFDEIPNGATFVLINKISNPRDSSPALLIQDDGGGIDPETMSHCMSFGFSDKKLKSTIGQYGNGFKTSSMRLGADVIIFSRQLKMGSSTQSVGLLSYTFLTQMGYDRIVVPMVTYEFNSSSGTFGPVISRGKEYFSSNLSMLLQWSPYSTEEELLKQFDDIGHHGTKIVVYNLWLNEEGYLELDFDSDTEDIRINGDPKLFQAGDHGKPICDQHIANLYRYSLHAYLSILYMRLPSCFRIILRGQVVEHHSILSDLKFPEFIIYRPQLCGSKEVEVLTTIGFLKEAPGVNIHGFSIYNRNRLILPFWPAVKCTKYVGRGVVGVLEANFIEPTHNKQDFEKTSLFQRLEDRLRQMAHEYWPRAASSADGSSEDPVATTVHVSATAQRKSDVSCQAKFKQDSNIKRKGRYLPVELEHAKRHTQSEAYATDTWHNEEVQPENSIKNPPQVTQEMATLIRENEKLRLRLIESEKREEELYQKVQQLRSELKGVQHEYTKILVESKLIDMVEGANVKGLFY; encoded by the exons ATGGGCACAAGAGCTT TGACCAAGATGAACAATTCAGACATCATAGATTTATGTAGTGATTATGAAAAGggagaatcaaatatcaatgaTGGTCAAAAGGAGCTGGGTTCAGTTGTAGGGACATCTTGGATTACACAGAATTTTAGAATAAAAGAGATTCAGCATCTGAACAAAAGAGGTTCTAAACgaaaagaatctgaagagagcagAAGCTTAAATGCTTTTGGCATCAATAATGGTAATAATATCATGGTTAGTTCTGCTGTCAATCAGACAAGTCTTTCATCTGCGCCGATTTGCCGGCAATTCTGGAAAGCTGGGAAATATGAAAGAGTGAAGGAGAAGGGTTTGATAGTCTCAAATCAAA ACTTGAAGAATCATTTGCATGTACACCCTCTTTTTCTCCACTCCAATGCAACCTCACATAAGTGGCTATTTGGTG CCATTGCGGAGCTAATTGATAATGCATTTGATGAG ATACCAAATGGTGCTACTTTTGTCCTTATAAACAAAATCTCAAATCCACGGGATTCCAGTCCGGCCTTGCTAATCCAAG ATGACGGTGGTGGAATAGACCCAGAAACTATGAGTCATTGCATGAGCTTTGGATTTTCAGATAAGAAATTGAAATCTACCATTGGACAAT ATGGAAATGGCTTCAAGACAAGTTCTATGAGACTTGGAGCTGATGTTATTATCTTCAGTCGACAATTAAAAATGGG GTCATCAACTCAAAGTGTTGGACTACTTTCTTATACATTTTTGACACAAATGGGCTATGACAGAATAGTAGTACCAATG GTGACTTATGAGTTCAACTCATCATCAGGAACATTTGGGCCTGTAATTTCTCGTGGtaaagaatatttttcttctaatCTGTCCATGCTGTTGCAGTGGTCTCCTTATTCAACCGAAGAGGAGCTGCTGAAGCAA TTTGATGATATAGGGCATCATGGAACAAAAATTGTTGTGTACAATCTTTGGTTAAATGAGGAGGGTTATTTGGAACTGGATTTTGATTCCGATACTGAG GATATTCGTATCAATGGTGACCCAAAACTATTTCAGGCAGGTGACCATGGCAAACCAATTTGTGACCAGCATATAGCTAACCTATACCGCTATTCGCTCCAT GCTTACTTGTCCATCTTGTATATGAGACTACCATCATGCTTTAGAATAATATTGCGTGGACAAGTTGTTGAGCACCACAGTATTCTCAGTGATCTAAAATTTCCTGAATTTATCATATACAGGCCACAACTTTGTGGAAGTAAGGAG GTTGAAGTTCTTACCACTATAGGGTTTTTAAAGGAAGCTCCAGGGGTAAATATTCATGGTTTCAGTATCTACAATCGGAACCGCCTTATACTG CCATTTTGGCCTGCAGTCAAATGTACAAAATACGTTGGGAGAGGGGTTGTAG GTGTTTTGGAAGCTAATTTTATTGAGCCTACTCACAATAAGCAAGATTTTGAGAAGACTTCCCTCTTTCAAAGGCTTGAAGATCGTTTAAGGCAAATGGCGCATGAGTACTG GCCAAGAGCAGCTTCTTCTGCAGACGGATCGTCAGAAGATCCTGTAGCCACAACGGTGCACGTCTCAGCCACAGCACAGAGAAAATCTGATGTGTCATGCCAAGCCAAGTTCAAACAAG ATTCAAACATAAAGAGGAAGGGGCGATATCTTCCAGTGGAGTTAGAACATGCAAAAAGGCACACACAATCTGAGGCATATGCAACTGACACCTGGCATAATGAGGAAGTTCAG CCTGAAAATAGCATTAAGAACCCACCGCAAGTTACCCAGGAGATGGCCACTCTAATTCGAGAAAATGAAAAGCTCCGTTTACG GTTAATTGAATCAGAGAAAAGGGAGGAAGAACTTTACCAGAAG GTGCAACAGCTTAGAAGTGAATTAAAGGGTGTACAGCATGAATATACAAAGATCTTGGTTGAATCAAAATTGATAGACATGGTTGAAGGGGCAAATGTTAAAGGGTTATTTTactag